A region of Pseudomonadales bacterium DNA encodes the following proteins:
- the trpC gene encoding indole-3-glycerol phosphate synthase TrpC: MNTPTILKKIIARKHEEVAERQQKKPLAAVMQQAKAQTPARGFVAAIERKLKAGDAAVIAEIKKASPSKGVIRERFYPEELARSYEKGGAACLSVLTDVDFFQGADDYLQQARSATKLPVLRKDFTVDAYQIWEARALGADCILLIAAALDEQQLQSLNTCAQEAGLDVLVEVHNAEELMQALKLNNRLIGINNRDLHSFNTSLNTTYELLAQIPSDRIVVTESGIHSIDDVKAMRGHGVNAFLVGEAFMRAEDPGMQLLEMFN, encoded by the coding sequence ATGAATACACCAACGATTTTGAAAAAAATTATTGCGCGCAAGCACGAAGAAGTTGCCGAGCGGCAACAAAAGAAACCATTGGCAGCAGTGATGCAGCAAGCCAAAGCGCAAACGCCCGCGCGCGGCTTTGTCGCTGCCATCGAGCGCAAACTCAAAGCGGGTGACGCTGCGGTGATCGCGGAAATCAAAAAAGCCTCGCCGAGCAAAGGTGTGATTCGCGAACGCTTTTATCCTGAAGAATTGGCGCGCTCGTATGAAAAAGGCGGCGCGGCGTGTTTGTCGGTGCTGACTGATGTCGATTTTTTTCAAGGTGCAGACGATTACTTGCAGCAGGCGCGCAGTGCCACTAAGTTGCCGGTGTTGCGTAAAGATTTCACGGTGGATGCTTACCAAATTTGGGAAGCGCGCGCGTTGGGCGCAGATTGCATTTTGTTGATCGCCGCCGCGTTGGATGAGCAGCAATTACAAAGTTTGAATACTTGCGCGCAGGAAGCGGGTTTGGATGTGTTGGTGGAAGTGCACAACGCAGAAGAGTTAATGCAAGCGTTAAAACTGAATAATCGTTTGATCGGCATTAACAACCGCGACCTGCACAGCTTCAACACTTCGTTAAACACCACTTACGAATTGCTGGCGCAAATTCCATCGGATCGCATCGTTGTCACTGAAAGCGGTATACACAGCATCGACGATGTCAAAGCTATGCGCGGTCACGGCGTGAATGCCTTTTTAGTGGGTGAGGCATTTATGCGCGCCGAAGACCCTGGCATGCAGTTGTTGGAAATGTTTAATTAA
- a CDS encoding type II toxin-antitoxin system RelE/ParE family toxin: protein MNLRFHPDAQTEFEQAILYYESQQVGLGARFIDSVESAIDSILSAPTMWPELEAPVRRRLTRVFPYAILYATFPDHILILAVMHCHQKPSYWASRLT, encoded by the coding sequence ATGAATCTTCGCTTTCACCCTGATGCTCAAACGGAATTTGAGCAAGCCATCCTATATTACGAATCACAACAAGTAGGTTTAGGTGCTCGCTTCATCGACAGTGTTGAAAGTGCAATTGACAGCATTTTGTCTGCGCCAACTATGTGGCCTGAATTAGAAGCACCGGTTCGCCGGCGTCTTACTCGCGTATTTCCGTATGCGATTTTGTATGCCACTTTTCCAGACCATATTTTGATTCTTGCTGTGATGCATTGTCATCAGAAGCCAAGTTACTGGGCTTCACGCTTAACATAA
- a CDS encoding exodeoxyribonuclease III gives MAGKTFRVITANTNGIRSAAKKGFFDWLQTQDADVVCVQETKAQREQLEDALFHPQGYHCQYFDAEKKGYSGTALYSKQKPDQVITGLGWQSADTEGRYLQADFGDLSVVSLYLPSGSSSEQAQQKKFEFLDLYLPVLKKQISDGRQYILCGDWNIAHKPIDLKNWKSNQKNSGFLPEERAWLDVLFDELGWVDAFRAINNEADQYTWWSNRGAAWDKNVGWRIDYQIVTPALRDKVKRVEIYKAERFSDHAPLIMDYVF, from the coding sequence ATGGCAGGTAAAACTTTTCGTGTGATCACTGCCAACACCAATGGCATTCGTTCCGCTGCTAAAAAAGGTTTTTTTGATTGGCTGCAAACGCAAGATGCGGATGTGGTGTGCGTACAAGAAACCAAGGCGCAGCGCGAGCAACTTGAGGACGCGCTGTTTCATCCGCAGGGTTATCACTGCCAGTATTTTGATGCCGAGAAAAAAGGCTACAGCGGCACGGCTTTATATTCGAAACAAAAACCGGATCAAGTGATTACCGGCTTGGGTTGGCAATCAGCCGATACCGAAGGTCGCTACCTGCAAGCTGATTTTGGTGATTTGTCCGTTGTGTCTTTGTATCTGCCTTCTGGTTCCAGCAGTGAACAGGCGCAGCAAAAAAAGTTTGAGTTTCTCGATTTGTATTTGCCGGTGCTGAAAAAACAAATCAGCGATGGCCGTCAATACATACTCTGCGGTGATTGGAACATTGCGCACAAACCGATAGATTTGAAAAACTGGAAATCTAATCAAAAAAATTCCGGCTTCTTGCCGGAAGAGCGCGCGTGGTTGGATGTGTTGTTTGATGAGCTGGGTTGGGTAGATGCTTTTCGCGCTATCAACAACGAAGCCGATCAATACACTTGGTGGTCGAATCGCGGCGCAGCGTGGGATAAAAATGTCGGGTGGCGTATTGATTACCAAATCGTCACGCCCGCATTGCGCGATAAAGTCAAACGCGTGGAGATTTACAAAGCGGAACGGTTTTCTGATCACGCGCCGCTGATTATGGATTATGTTTTTTAG